The following is a genomic window from Scleropages formosus chromosome 11, fSclFor1.1, whole genome shotgun sequence.
aaaagttttaggcacttggttggggaaaaaaagctgtaaagtagaaatgcttccaaaaaaaatgttctaaattaataaacttcctacaaggCTGagtatccatccatcgtcaatgATCgattgtcctgagcaggatctcAGCAAGTTTGGCttggtcccgctctctggcgggtctggggttcgagtcctgcttggggtgccttgtgatggactggcgtcctgtccagggtgcgtctccagccttgcgccctgtgttgcccagttaggctccagttcactgcgacccccacTTGAGATAAGTGGTtccagactctgtgtgtgtgtgtatactttctttaTCGACATACAAAactcttactgtaatactgtaactctTTGCAagaggaatgcttggaaatctgaaatatgctctttcccatcgACAGCAAACAGGATTCACTGAATAACCGTCgaaaactaatatttttgtgaaacatctaagtgcctgaGACTTTTGCCCAGCACTGTATGTTGATGTATAACTTATGATATATGTTATATTTAGGTCGATACCCCTTTTGGTGTAAAATAGTTCAGTCCTTTCTAAAGACAAAAGGAATGGTATTTAAAGGGTTCATTTGGTCTTTTACAGCAGTGCGGTACAGAAGCCCACCGAAGGAGTATTTGTAGATTATGTATGTGAAGTATAGAgtacatttctgatttttttttatagcatgtgttctttttttcctcacatatTTTGGCACTTTCCCTTAGTTCTCGAGTTTTTGCAACTCGTAAGAAAATTGTACGGtacttgtcttctgttttttctgagCACATGTCTTTGAGGTCATGTCTGCACACTGTAAATCAGAATTCTGCTCTGCTGACTCTCCACCGCTGTCCACTCCTAGGTGTCTGCACTGACCTGCACATCTTGTGCAATACAAGACATGTATTGGATGTCCTAAAAATCCCGATTTGTGTTCAGCACAAAAATATACCCATGCCGGTATGACATCTACTGGCCAACTCCATCTACTGCAGCCAGTTTGGTCATGAAAGATGCATTTCAGAGCCAGATTgcctcttttattttattttatacaccCTCACATCCTCTGTGAATCAAAAACATCCTTTTCCCTCCCAGTTTAGCCATGGCCGGTTACCATGTTTACTCTCTCAAAGCAGGACACCCACATCTCCTTGGGAGGGGTACACAGAGGCCCACACCTCCTCCACTGCGCATGGTGTGAGCCATCCATTTCTTTTCACATTCCTACGGGCCAGGTGAACACAGGTCACCCCGCGTTTCCCGGATCTCCCTCCTACAGATGGTCTCTGCTGATGATATCTCCAGCACCACAGAAGGCATATGAAGGAGCCGAGACCTTTCCTCTGTTATCTCCTCCAGTTAAAACGGCAGAGATGTTTTCTCATTCACGGGATCTTTCCAATGATCCGTGACACAAACACGCTTGTGTTCTGCCTACCCGTGTGTACCCTTGTTAATAAAAAGGCCGTACAGAATTTGATAAGAAGCTGGAGACTGATCGCACCATTTATTATTGCGGAGAgcaacattctcacacacataaatataatgCCTGTATATGTGCCAAGGTTTTCATTATAGcacttgctttattttttatcatttccttATGATGagcagcatggtagcacagcgagtagcactgctgtctcacggtgcctggggggtgagagaggatgtgggtttcatccccacttagtctgtgtggagtttgcatgttctccctgtctctgtgtgggtttcttgcaggtgctctggtttcctcccacactccagagacatgctgttcaggttcacccagagtgtgtgagtgacagagagagattgtgtgtgttccactgatgtatggatgagtgacccagtgtaagtagtgtatatagcagggtaagtcTCAGCTTTCCTGTAGCATtcctaggggggtgtggtgacacagcggatttggctgggtcctgcactctggtgcatctggggttcgagtcctgcttgggctgccttggaGTGTTtcccagccctgcgccctgtgttgctgggttaggctccagtttgctgcaatcccagtggggacaagcggtttcagactgtgtgtgttttttctgtgctttacaTTGAAGgacttctttcttcttctctctaCCTTCCACACGTATATTCTGACTGTTAAACATGTATTTTCTGATGCACTGTATATGTGCTGTACCAAAATTTAGTCAAGAGTCACAAAGTTTTGACATCGTGTATAAACTTGGAGGACACAAACGCTGTGCTGGCTACTCACAGACATGTAATGTAATACATACAACCCTGACGGacttgttacacacacactttcagaaccgcttgtcccatacggggtcacggggagccagagcctaacccggcaacacagggcgtaaggctggagggggaggggacacacccaggacgggacgccagtctgtcggaaggcaccccaagtgggactcgaaccccagacccaccggagagcaggacctggtccaacccactgcaccaccgtgccgccgCGCTGCCACGCCCCCTGTACGGACTTGTTAGATAACGTAAATTTAGAGATCCAAATTTCGAGGTGTTCAGGAGAATCTACGGAGTATAAACTTTGGACACGAGGACACTCGAGGTGCTGCTGATGTCACAATTTGGTAACTTCTCTTTTGGCGTCTCCCCCGCATTCTGATTCTCTTCTTACACCTGTGTGATTGTGGATGCAGTGTGTGAATTGGATGGAACAGAAACCCTGAAGGACACTAAGGACACATAAAAGTGAATATTATTTTGTAAAGGTTTGAGATGATATGATAATCAAATTGTGAACTTTTTCGTGTTTGTGAGATGTAGACACTCCTTTAAAAGTCCTGTATATAGTTTTAATAGCAGTATAATTTTTGGTTACCCTTCAATAGAGCTCATCATTTTCTTCTAAATCAGAGGAACAAAGCTGAATTGTGTCGTAACGTTTCATCTTGAGAGTGGGATTATAGTCCGCGGTGTGGGAAGTGAACATAAGATCACATTTggtatgaaatattttgttatgtgtgtatgttctgCGTCAGATATGAAGACAGGTGTACCCAAGCACACAAGCTTTTTTTACAGCGGTTGTGACATTTTCGCAAGCAAGAAATGAAAAGGGATTACGCAACATGACAGAGGATGACACACTCAAGTTGCGAGGATATTCTTCCGGCTTTATCGCTACCGTTCAAGACTTTGAAAGGATTCCTTCCAGGCTTTCCCCTTCATCCCTGTttttctgtgtagtgttatcagcccacacaccttattcacaaaggtgacttacacactTTTTGCAACCGCCTgccccaagcgggatcgcggtgaactggagcctagcccagcaacgcagggtgcaaggccggcgggggggaggggacaaacccacgacgggacgccagtccatcgcaaggcaccccaagcaggactcgaaccccagagccaccagagagcaggacccggccaagtccgctGCATCGCCACACACCCGTACTGTCCAAACTTTCATCCTTAAAATGACCTGCAAGCCCAGAGTTTACAAGTGTCCCTTGCCTATAGATGTGGAATGAATAGGAGTAAGAGATCTGGAATAGTAGCACCAAGTGTGTGGTTAGAAAGAGGTCTTTACCAAAGATTCAGTCCTTGCATTTCACAGCAACTGGCCAGCGTGGGCAAGCAGAGAAAAAGTGCTATGTAGGTACAGAGAGGCAGCACAATCCTTCCATTAGGTGACAGGATCCAGACACTCCATGATTACTAACAAATGTGTAATGCTACACAGACTACCTTTCCAAATAAAGGTTTTATTTGGACTAGTGTAAGGGAATTCGTGTTATAGACGTTAGTTATTACCCAAGTTCAAATACCTGCTTTTGCTGcatacccttgatcgaggcactTACCCATaactgatacactaaaaattatCTGTTAATATGATAGAATTTGCCAGAAAATAGCAAGAAtgacaccactgagggacaaaaatgttttgagatGCCAATTCTGTACCAGTCACAAAAAGTCTGATATGAGGCttttttacagaataaaatatccagtgtgaaaataaaatgaatgtataacAGAAACAAATGCAATTGTTCTGAATAATGATCGCATAGTATGTGAAAAGGGTATTTGTTTTCATAAGCCCATGTAGTGGTTTTGCGCCGTTCGGGACCATGTTTATGACAGATGAGTATAGTGTACATAGCTAGAGCCTATTTAAGTGGAGCACTCCATCAATATCCACTAGAGGACAATATTTCCTCTATTTCCCGTATTTACAGTTACCACCTGCATTATGACAGGACAGCTCTCTAtatgtgaaataatttaaatcaatGGAAATCAAAGACATGGCAACCCATAaactatttttgtatttttttatttattcaacttATGATACTGTTTAGTCTTTACTACCAGTAAACTGTACTTTGCTTCTGAGGCAAAATACATTCCTAAAAATACATATGCCtgtttttccagttaaaataGTCAGTATCAAAAACACTGCTGTAGCACAGTTCTGCAATGggacatgcattttttttttgtgcagaaatgcagcaagttatataatgtaatatatagaCTGCGTAGAATTACACCACACCTTAAAGCTTGTGTCCGCAAAGTTTGCAAAAACAGGTTAATTAAAACACATCTCATTGTTGCAAGTCACTTGACAGCATGCAAGCTATCTAAAAAAAGTAGTTGTTggaatataaatgaaattattgaaaTCTACACTTCATTCTTAACAGGGGTGGGTTGTCAATGACCCATGAAAATCTACCTACAGGCTTATATACTGAATTTGTAGCAGAAAATTTGTGAAGAAGGACAAGATTTTTATTCGACTAAGATGCATTGGCTAACTAGGCATTGTGTTGGGTCTTACCAAGTACTTTGCGTTGGTGCAACATGTTTTTTAGAGTGTAAATCAAGTCAAAGGGGAACCACACAGCAGCAATAAGGGAGAAGGTCACAACAGCACTGTAGACAGACAAACTCTTCCACAGTCCATGGATTTACAAGCATGGGACTATACTGTGCCATCCATACAGATATGCACACAGAAGTGACAGATTTTTAAATCGTAAGATGTACTACGTATCTGTGCATTTACCCCATTGATGTTAATAGATATGTACAAGCAAGGAATCGCAGTGTCAGTCCCACACGCATACATACAATAACAGAGACACATGTAAGTATCTATTTCAACAAAGCAGAAGGTAAGATGTATTACCTATCTCCCTATGTATTATACCGTTCTGTGCATTTTCCCCTTGATATCCAAGTACTGGTCAGAAACATGGATAAGCGGTATGATGCCTAACTTATTTTGGCTGGATAATCTGAGCTCAGTTTAAATTATGTGAGGGCAATAATTTGCACCTTTAGGTGttcagtgtgagacagcagaaggAGGAAACAGGGAACACATATATGGGGCCTCTAGACACAATAGTACGAGTTAGATCTTGTGTTCTGCCTGTGCACGAGGAAGTATCTCCATTTGACTGGAGGGGTAAAGTTGGGAGTGGGGAAGTGGGGCTTCTGGCTGTGCTTCAGGGAAGTGTTCCGGAGGATGGATCCCCCGTGTTAGACACCGAGCTGCTTGTTGAGCCGGTTGAGTGCGTCACCCACGATATCCAGTTCGTGCCTCAGCTCCTCCACGACGCTGTGGATGCTGGGCGTGTCCTTCAGCACGTCCACGCTTTGTGTGTAGGGGTTGTAGCGCACTGTGAAGGGCCTCTTGATGGTCTTGGCAAACTCCCTGTTGAACAGCAAAAGCCACACTTCTCAGCATCACGCCTAGGATCGTGGTTCAGTGGACTGAAGTGACTCCGCCTCATTATTAATCAGTCTCTAGGTACAATAACTTACTTTAATATCTTACCTCATCTTGACTTTTGCCTCCTCGAAGCTACCTGACACAAAGTAAACGTCCTGGAAGGTGGTGATAATGCACTCCTGTTTGCAAGTGATTTGGGGGTCGAAGGGCATGATCATGGCACTCCCAGAGAGGGCATGCTGcaaagaggtaaaaaaaaaaaaaaagaaaacgtttaCAGCAGCAGTTACTGCCGAGTCTGGACTGCAATGTTGGGAAAAGAATATTGTCCTCCATCGGTTGATCTTCCCACCACGATCAGCACAGAATCATTCAAATTATATCCTGCTAGCAAATCTAATTCAAACTGATGGTAGGCTGCCAAGAAAGCTGATACAGTGTACCATCCGTAcaataataatttcagtaatACACAGTCTGACGCCACTcaacccaagcagggttgcggcaagccggacacaacacaggacacaaggacgcaaggctggagtggaaggggatacaccctgggcaggatgccagtctgtcacaaggcacccccagcaggactcaaaccccaggggtgccaccacgctccccttcAACACGCCCCCCTTCAGTGAagtatatttgtttattataacGTACACCTTTGAACCAAACctaaaaaatgtattctaaGTGATCCTTTTTAACTCTGAGTTTTGATGGTTCCAAtgatgtgtttcactggtgtctGCAGTGAAAGTGTGTCAATGTGTAATGACAGTTTATTAAAACACCGCAAGACGacgctcttctgtgggtctaaCCCCTAGCCCTACCCCTTACCACTAATCTTCgataaattaaacacaaacagtTTTAACTCTGACTTTCCAAATAGTGAGGAGCATTTTTACCTTGAGCTCACTGATGGAAGACAGCAGACCTGCTCCATAGGCTCGCAGCTTTCCTTCTTGTTTACAAAGGCCAAACTCTACCGTGAAGAAGTAGCACTGGAAGAGAACGCCAAGCACATCTCAGCGGAGCTGCAGCCAAGGATGTCGAACGCCGCTGCGGTGTCAGAAAATGAGCCGAAACAAGGGACAGACACTCACTGTGGCAAGTTTCTGGATGGAGTCATCAGAGGCCCCCAGCGAGGCCAGGCCTATCTCCTGGGAGAACTGGGCGAAGCTCGGCTCTGCCAGCAGCGGCACGTGGCCCAGCAGCTCGTGGCACGTATCCCTAGAAGCAGCGAGCAAGGAGATTGTCGCAAAGAATAGTCAAGGCGCACAATGCTTTAATGTTAACACGCTCACATAGTCGTAGAGCCTAAGCTACTTGTTCTATCAGTGACAATAAAGACTGCTTTCATTACACTGGTTAGCTCCATTTAAGTGATCCTAACGTGATGTGGAGGCGCAATACGTGCCACTGTCACCCTGTCGTTAATGTATCGTAAACAATGCCGGCACAACCGATGCCCTGTGCAATGCACAACGGCGAGTCTGAgacaggaggaaggagaggacTCACGGTTCGGGAGTGTACAGTGGGTCAGAGCTGTGCCGCACATATTGGGTGCAGTGGAATACGCGGAAAGCCAGGCCTGCCAGGAAGTCCCGGGGCGAGAGATAGCCTGCCACCGGACGAATGGTGAAACCCGTGcgctctgaaacacacacaggcacagggtgGTGTCACGCACTTTGGAAGAACGTGTGACATCTGACGCTGTCACTGGCGAGCCGAGCCTATAGCCGAGCCGAGCCTCTAACATTGTATGACATAATGGCACTCTGCTCCCTTGAATGGAAGCACAATATTGATATCGAGATCTCTCTGTGTTAAGAAGAATCCTTCATTTGGTTCTAGTTATAAAGTGGATATTTGACACATCATCCTGTCTCCACATCTCACCTCTGAGGAAGCGTGACACGTCCTCCAGCTGGGGGATGTTATCCTCCCTGCAGTCACAGTACTTGGACAGCAAAGGCAGGTTCTTCAGGTACTCCCGGCAGGCGTGGGTGGGGTACAGCTTGTTCAGCTCCCGGTACACCACCCCCCATGTTCTCACCTCCTCCTCGGTGAACTCAATGCGAGGGATTGGATCACCACTGCCAAGGGAAAGACATGCACTTCAGCTGTTTTCACTGGATTTAAAGCTCCTTTGCTGCACCATGTGTATAAGTGTATTGGAAAGGTCAGTGGAAATGCTCTCAGATGCTGGACAGACATCTCACCATTGGCCAGATGAGTTTAAATATTCTACTACAGTAAGTGCTCTCCTCTATAGCTTAATGTCATtgaatcaaaacattttaattaatcccTGTACCCCATGATATTACATAGAATTTTAAAGTCAATTATAATACAGCGGTAAAAGAAATAAGTCCTCTCTTTGTTCAAGGGGGCACAGTTCACACCAGTCATATGACTAAACATATTGTTTCACTGGTCCAAAAGTTAAGGAAATGTTGCAGTACCAGTCAGAAAGGGATGCATTGAGTTTATTCGTTTAGTGAATTGTTTCTAAACTGGAAAACGTGCAAGAAAGCGGCACAAGGACAATGCAGCGGATCCACTCTGAAGAGTCACACAAAATGAGCAGAATGCAGAAAGCCACGACACATAATGCAAGGTGGAGGACCTTGTTGAGTTCAGGTTCACCATTTTCCAGCAtctgctttgtttgtgttttccacATGATTAGCACACAGCTTTGTCACCACCTCCACTGACTTACTGTTTGTAGCTCATGGCCAGATCAGCAAAGTACTTCCTCCTTTTTCGATAGACGTTGTCTTTGAAACCCTGCAGGAGAAGAATAGGGACTGGTATGAGCAACGTGCCCCCAATGAACTCATAGATTAGCAGCATGGAGCTTCAGGGTGAAATCATTGCCCACCGGGTGGTCA
Proteins encoded in this region:
- the LOC108941264 gene encoding tryptophan 5-hydroxylase 1-like — encoded protein: MNSSKSDVPRRGRSFDSINAGFEEKQLSNEMNKSTFSKIEENKDNKSFSSERGRAEIIFSLKNEVGGLVKTLKLFQENHVNLVHIESRKSKRRNSEFEIFVDCDTEHEQLNEIIQLLQKHVNVVKMSTPDNSCLPEEDMENVPWFPKKISDLDMCANRVLMYGSDLDADHPGFKDNVYRKRRKYFADLAMSYKHGDPIPRIEFTEEEVRTWGVVYRELNKLYPTHACREYLKNLPLLSKYCDCREDNIPQLEDVSRFLRERTGFTIRPVAGYLSPRDFLAGLAFRVFHCTQYVRHSSDPLYTPEPDTCHELLGHVPLLAEPSFAQFSQEIGLASLGASDDSIQKLATCYFFTVEFGLCKQEGKLRAYGAGLLSSISELKHALSGSAMIMPFDPQITCKQECIITTFQDVYFVSGSFEEAKVKMREFAKTIKRPFTVRYNPYTQSVDVLKDTPSIHSVVEELRHELDIVGDALNRLNKQLGV